One Gordonia pseudamarae genomic window, CGGTGTGGTCGCGGGTCTGGGCGGCTTCATCAAGAACCCGTGGGCCGACGGCAAGCGGTCGCCGCTGTGGATGACCCACTGGGCACCGGAGTACAACGAGGCCGACCCGACCGAGACGGTCTTCCTGCGCCGCGACACCGGCAACCCCTACCAGGTGACCCTGGTCCGCCCGGAGGATCTCGACGCCGGCGGCATGGAGACGGTGTTCCCGTGGCGTGTGTCCGACGGCCTCGGCGAGACCGAACACTCCCGCCACCTGCTGCTCGAAGGCGTTCGCTACGTGAGCAACCCGGTCATGCTGATCCGCCTGCGTCCCGAGGACGCGGCCAGGGCGACCAAGCGCAAGGGCCAGGAGAACTTCAACTACGGCGACTACTTCGCCTACACCAAGGTGTGCAGCCACCTCGGCTGCCCCACCTCGCTGTACGAGCAGCGCACCAATCGCATTCTATGCCCGTGCCATCAGTCGCAGTTCGACGCACTGGAGTACGGCAAGCCGATCTTCGGACCGGCCGCCCGTGCCCTGGCCCAGCTGCCGCTGACGGTCAATGACCAGGGCTACCTGGTTGCCGCGGGAGACTTTGCAGAACCTGTCGGACCGGCCTTCTGGGAGCGTCGATCATGAGCAACCGCCTGGCCGCACA contains:
- the qcrA gene encoding cytochrome bc1 complex Rieske iron-sulfur subunit, producing the protein MSGSNDKDLPSQDELDQMSKEELVTLGTNLDGVEIIHRADRYPEPGTGVEKRAERQVAIWLTVSGISALACFVIFIWNHWEFALPGSDNYWRYTLNTPLLGITFGVSILAIGIAMVVFTKKFIPAEISVQDRHDGEGAGSSEVDRKTIGAELSDSLESSTLPRRKMIIGSGLFAFGSLALTGVVAGLGGFIKNPWADGKRSPLWMTHWAPEYNEADPTETVFLRRDTGNPYQVTLVRPEDLDAGGMETVFPWRVSDGLGETEHSRHLLLEGVRYVSNPVMLIRLRPEDAARATKRKGQENFNYGDYFAYTKVCSHLGCPTSLYEQRTNRILCPCHQSQFDALEYGKPIFGPAARALAQLPLTVNDQGYLVAAGDFAEPVGPAFWERRS